A window of Sphingobacterium kitahiroshimense genomic DNA:
TGGTAATTTTCTAAACCAACAACAAATTGGAGAATGGTTTTTCTATATAGACGGCTATCTGTATAATATTGCAAACTATAAAGATGGTGTAATACAAACAGACAATTGGTATCACAAAAACGGTAAAACATTGGCTTTGGGACAATATAAAGATGGAAAAAAAACTGGAAAATGGAAATTTTACCAAGAAAGTGGCGCATTAAAACAGATTGAAAGGTATAAAGATGGAAAAGAAGACGGAAATTGGGTATGGTTTTATAGCAATAACCAAATCGCATGCAGAGGGAAATATAAAAAAGGATTGAAAATGAAAGTATGGAGATGGTATTATGAGAACGGAAACTTAAAAAATGTAAGCAATTATGTAAACGGAAAAAGAAATGGTCAATGGAAATGGTACAACGAAAACGGAGTGTTATTAGAAATGGGACAATTTAAAAGCGGTGATAAAAGAGGGCAATGGAAACTCTACAACGAAAACGGTTATTTGACAGAAACAAGAAACTACTAGAAATGTCTAAATTTTAGGCAATATCTACCACATTGGCAGTAATACTTGACTTGACGAACCACGGTTAAATCCAAATAAAAGGAAAAGAAGAGATTAAAACAATAAAATTTTCTTTTACTTTTTACGTTAGTAAACACATAATATAAACCCTTTCCATAAGTTTCATGGCTGAAAACTACTGTTCAAACTTCTATGTTTACTCCTGCTATGGAATAATCAGACGACATAACTACCAGATCGTGACCAATAGCTAGCTTTTCTATAAAACTCAAACTTTAATGCTGGTTGGAGCAATTGTTGAATCAAACGTAGGTTAAAAGAATAATTGTCGAAACTATATCTCCTCCCCTTAATCACTCTATTGGTATGCCCAATTAAAATAGAGACTTATTCAAACATAAATTGATTAAATCGCCACAGAAATAAGCAATCTTCCTACAAATATCAATTAGGTCTTATGTATTGATCGACTTATGAGTAGTTTAAGAGAAAATTTTAAAAATTATGAAATCAATTGAAAATTTAACAAAATTCGAGCTCGGACAAGGTGAAGAGCAAACTATACAAGGAGGATTCAATCCAATGGGTGGAATCTCGTTATCATTTTCACCTGCTCAAGGAGGAGAAAGTGGCGGTACAATCGGTGTGTACTTAAATGGAAGCCATATTTCAAACACATACTTTTTTACCGAACACAATTGGGTATATACTAGTAGCTATATGTAGGCAATAATGAAATCAATTTTCCGAAATTAAAACGAGTTTTAATTTCGGAAAATTGATTTCATTGTATTTAACCACTTCAAAAATGCTCATTCAATGGAGTTTAGAACTATATCCATAAATACCTTATGATGAACAGTTGATATGAGCAACAAACATTTAAATCCAATTTATTGTATTTTTAAGGTTTTCGCAAGTACTAATCTGTGAACAAGATATTACTGACTATCTTATTTTTCACTTTTTTATATTCGAACGTTCCTCCAGCACCACTTTGTGATGTGTACGATAGGCTATCGGCACTCCAAACAAAATCTTCTGATTTAAAAAGCAAAGCAAACAATTTTTTTATTTCTGAAACTTCTGTAAACGGAATCGTTAACTGATAAGAGCTTACGCCAACTGGACATTCTTTTTGACTATAACTTATTCGATTTTTAAATTGCTGTGAAAAATCACATTTTTCTCACAAAATTTTTTGAGGTCCAATAGTATCGTAATGACAAACAAGGTAGGCATATAATGAGGAATAAGATTTGTGAGATTGTAACCAGTCAATTTTATTCATATCGGGTTTGACAAGTACAAATCTTTGATCTTTTGATTGTGCAAATGAAAATTTACATACCAAAAGTAAAGCAATCAAAATTGTTGTCTTCATTTAGTTAGGAATTGTATGACCAATCTTAAACCCATAATAAATTGTTTCTGTAGAAACTTGAATAGATAAATAGGAAATCTTCATCATCGATATTTTTAATTTAAAGAGCGGTAACTCCAGGCTTTTAATCTTATTGAAAAGCTGTTGACACTTATAAAATTAATAAATTATTTACGCAAGACCAATTTACGAAAAGATTACTCAAGTTTATTCACCCAATCTCCTCTTTATTAATTTGGGACTATACTAAAGATAGGTTGACAATTATATTTTCTTAGCATGGAATGCGAAAAAATGGTGTCTATTAGTGGATAGACACTAATGCATTAAAAATTATATTTACAAATGCCTATTACTAAATAAAATCAATACCTTAAGGTATTTAGGGTAGTCCCTATTCTTTTAAAGTAGTATATTAGGGTGAAAAAATTACAATATCCGGCTTTATGATGAGTACGCTTACAAATTTAGTTTCTGAATAGAAAAACAATTTTATACCTTCGATTGACAGATGGAAAAGAAACAATATGAAAAAAATATTATCCTAATATGCTTTATTTTGGTCAAATTTCTTATTCAATATTCACTTATTAGCCCAGAATATGAATTGCAAAGAGATGAATTTTTGCATATAGATCAGGCAAACCATTTGGCTCTTGGATATTTTTCTGTTCCACCAGTTACGTCCTGGATTTCGTATATAATTAAATTACTTGGAAATACTGTTTTTTGGATTAAATTCTTCCCTACACTTTTCGGGGCGTTGACAATTCTCTTGGTCTGGAAAACAATTGAAGAATTAAAAGGGAATCTTTTTGCGCTTATCTTAGGGGCAAGCTGTGTGACATTTTCAGTACTATTCAGATTAAATACCTTATTTCAACCAAACTCACTAGATGTCCTGTGTTGGACTTCACTGTCTTATTTCATTATAAAATATTTAAACAGTAATCAGACTAAATGGATATATCTCATTGCATTTACATTTGCGATTGGATTTTTAAATAAATACAATATCATTTTCCTTATTTTAGGAATTATTCCCTCTTTACTATTAACAGCTGAAAGGAAAATCTTTCGCAATAAAAACCTTTATTTTGGAATTGGATTAGCTTTCATTATAATTTCTCCAAATATAATTTGGCAATTCAATAATCATTTCCCTGTTGTCCATCATCTTCATGAACTTTCAGAGACACAGCTTGTAAATGTGGATCGTTGGAGTTTCATCCGCTCTCAGTTTCTATTTTTCCCAGGAACTTTGATCGTTGTTTTTTTTGGACTTTTTGCGTTGCTAAAGCAGCAGAAATTCAAAAAATATCGGCTATTCTTTTGGGCATTCTTCATAATAATCTCAATTTTTTTGTTTTTAAAAGCTAAAGATTATTATGCGATTGGAGTTTACCCAATTTATTTTGCTTTCGGTTCAGTATATATTTCAACTTTATTAGAAAATGAAATTGGTAAAATCTTAAAACCAATATTTATCCTTTTGGTGGTTGTATGTTTCATTCCGATTTACCGTGTTGCATTTCCTAATAAAAGTCCGGAGTACATTGTCAATCATCCCGATAAATACAGAAAATTTGGAATGTTAACTTGGGAAGATGGAAAAGAGCATCAATTACCACAAGATTTCGCAGATATGTTAGGTTGGAAAGAACTTGCCAAAAAAGTGGATAGTGTTTACATGACTATTCCAAACCCAAAAAATACGTTGATATTATGTGATAATTACGGGCAAGCCGGAGCTATCAATTATTATTCAAAGAAGGGAATCCGTGCTGTAACATTCAATGCAGATTACATCAACTGGTTTGATTTTGAAACAAAATACTATCATTTAATCCGTATCAAAAATGCTTGGGAGAAAGAAAATGAATGGACAGAAACTTCTCCATATTTTGAAAATGCTTGTATTGCAGATTCGATCACGAACAAATATGCTAGAGAATATGGAACAACAATTTTTTCTTTCATGAATGCCAAAATTGATATTAATGAAAGAATAAAAAAAGAGGTAGAGGAAGTTAAAAACTTCCATTAAAAATCACCGTATTGCAAGAACTAAAATCACGCCAATGCGTGCCATACTTTTACGCATACCGCTGGCTAACTGCATATCGTTATATACAACACCATGATGCCTTACCCCTCTTGACATAGTGCTGTCACAGACCTTAACTAGTTTTGCGACATAGTAAGCCACTTAAAGTTTGAAAACACATTACTAAAGCTGATAAATTGTGGTTGCGTATAGATCTGTTTTTAACTTGACCTTCATTGTGAATTCCTTGGTTTTATGTGAT
This region includes:
- a CDS encoding toxin-antitoxin system YwqK family antitoxin — encoded protein: MKQLVTFLALLLVHVLVFSQTEHKIFYDNGNLKQVGQFDANGNCTGEWKYYGYSGKLEKVGNFLNQQQIGEWFFYIDGYLYNIANYKDGVIQTDNWYHKNGKTLALGQYKDGKKTGKWKFYQESGALKQIERYKDGKEDGNWVWFYSNNQIACRGKYKKGLKMKVWRWYYENGNLKNVSNYVNGKRNGQWKWYNENGVLLEMGQFKSGDKRGQWKLYNENGYLTETRNY
- a CDS encoding glycosyltransferase family 39 protein; the protein is MEKKQYEKNIILICFILVKFLIQYSLISPEYELQRDEFLHIDQANHLALGYFSVPPVTSWISYIIKLLGNTVFWIKFFPTLFGALTILLVWKTIEELKGNLFALILGASCVTFSVLFRLNTLFQPNSLDVLCWTSLSYFIIKYLNSNQTKWIYLIAFTFAIGFLNKYNIIFLILGIIPSLLLTAERKIFRNKNLYFGIGLAFIIISPNIIWQFNNHFPVVHHLHELSETQLVNVDRWSFIRSQFLFFPGTLIVVFFGLFALLKQQKFKKYRLFFWAFFIIISIFLFLKAKDYYAIGVYPIYFAFGSVYISTLLENEIGKILKPIFILLVVVCFIPIYRVAFPNKSPEYIVNHPDKYRKFGMLTWEDGKEHQLPQDFADMLGWKELAKKVDSVYMTIPNPKNTLILCDNYGQAGAINYYSKKGIRAVTFNADYINWFDFETKYYHLIRIKNAWEKENEWTETSPYFENACIADSITNKYAREYGTTIFSFMNAKIDINERIKKEVEEVKNFH